In Cydia pomonella isolate Wapato2018A chromosome 27, ilCydPomo1, whole genome shotgun sequence, a single genomic region encodes these proteins:
- the LOC133532499 gene encoding DNA-directed RNA polymerase I subunit RPA49-like has protein sequence MTELTINSVSTKGPIYPMLINFQNGYPNEDFESKCSIIQENGTKTIATELDELVYYGKEENEDLGKTLILARNRKTGKVRLMEVGCAELIPYRKVNLNTPTTQPETSRLELSRKFGSKKQRKQMEQREKLKVNVKTVTEQMENVTANISMDKLDLSKYNKNDSDEFYVPPVDRDAAKLEDVYAVEKIMSIDEYENIYTELKQEKYEDLYHPYIKGLVKGRTLSHELTVLAVYTSELLKFLQVGCLEIRRRDFKICNFSNTLNNVALNNFTEFTKTATVNKMRVRPTYMKDKLTCHIMVFVLILNNYKVAFEPLCAALKVSSKTQPCLNKVRLIGAYIVHTEGGKMLQLRLPLAPRASLMRRKSTKF, from the coding sequence ATGACGGAATTAACAATAAATTCGGTTTCTACAAAGGGGCCGATCTATCCAATGttaataaattttcaaaacGGTTACCCTAACGAAGACTTCGAAAGTAAATGCTCAATCATACAAGAGAATGGGACTAAAACGATAGCTACGGAACTTGATGAGCTTGTTTATTATGGTAAAGAGGAAAACGAAGATTTGGGTAAGACCCTTATACTAGCTAGAAACAGGAAAACGGGCAAAGTACGCCTTATGGAGGTGGGTTGCGCTGAGCTCATACCATATCGTAAAGTCAACTTGAACACACCAACAACCCAACCAGAAACCAGCAGATTAGAGCTGAGTAGGAAGTTCGGATCTAAAAAACAAAGGAAGCAAATGGAACAGCGGGagaaattaaaagtaaatgttAAAACCGTTACGGAACAGATGGAAAATGTAACTGCGAATATTTCTATGGACAAACTAGACCTATCTAAGTATAACAAGAACGATTCTGATGAATTCTATGTACCGCCTGTAGACAGAGACGCGGCTAAACTTGAAGATGTGTATGCTGTAGAGAAAATTATGTCTATAGATGAATATGAGAATATTTATACAGAATTAAAGCAAGAAAAGTATGAAGATCTGTACCATCCTTATATAAAAGGTTTAGTTAAAGGCCGGACATTGTCTCACGAGTTAACGGTGCTGGCAGTTTATACAAGTGAACTGCTGAAATTTTTACAGGTTGGTTGCCTTGAAATAAGAAGGAGAGACTTTAAAATATGcaatttttcaaacacattaaATAACGTTGCATTGAATAATTTTACGGAATTTACTAAAACTGCAACTGTAAACAAGATGAGAGTTAGACCAACATACATGAAAGATAAGCTCACATGTCACATAATGGTGTTTGTGttgatattaaataattataaggttGCGTTTGAGCCTTTATGCGCAGCATTGAAGGTATCATCTAAGACTCAGCCTTGCCTCAATAAGGTCCGTCTTATCGGAGCTTACATAGTGCATACGGAAGGCGGAAAGATGTTGCAATTGAGATTGCCCTTAGCTCCAAGAGCTTCATTAATGAGAAGAAAAAGTACTAAGTTTTAA
- the LOC133532482 gene encoding zinc finger protein 888-like: protein MAEYVCDYCTRTFTRKYNLETHIENCHINSTCYCEICDTRFGSPAGLQLHLSRGHNRFMQPYPECDICGRIFTRKQNVVSHMVTVHLQGVGPQIQCPTCGKTFTTERNLKRHVNQLHNPDVQYPTCDYCKRSFKGKHSLLAHIQATHNILKGIIKCHLCEKVYTNNRNLKRHIEMYHGEKGEFRCTLCPKVYTSNQSLRRHARTRHNTDQEYKTDLNMEQDTTDYYNYDFKVQLQEINCEYCEQYFDDEPTLRRHVKSDHTFKMFYEYCRNSLLKQMGKSEKESFYNCENCNSVFNSVYELKDHMRTSHDREYSLSTCNVCFSKFYSKETMFEHKKICLPPPNVNHCNYCDKLFTDISSLEFHIRIFHPQAQIADNDVSSTNPEESEAGFKCPHCDRMYYSDRSLKHHIKLKHTTDEAVGCGLCGKICNNKYYLASHIKIVHNNDSWSKCDYCEKQFKSKRNIRRHIEYTHLGMQRYKCIECETLFKEKRSLRKHVRTKHPNSTVFPQCHICYKRFESAKSCKIHLKLLHSFNMNTYPCDRCSVSFSSNEALSIHLQTKHLAKDQIFKCEPCNLVFTGQDKFEQHNEIFHVIPNVTQKILPCCILCMKDFSTRKTLKRHIKKFHNDFDAEELATYGSKKRMFNIECEECIQNFNNDFYLDIYQKWKHLKDSIVFKCESCSSSYNCLEYSIQRHKTTNMEACKSKMILSELCTAEMSDEASNSGWVESVEAESTTGDINVKEEPMEVEDIVKTEPMSP, encoded by the coding sequence ATGGCAGAATATGTCTGCGATTACTGCACCCGCACATTCACCAGAAAGTACAATCTCGAAACACATATAGAGAACTGCCACATCAACTCCACATGCTACTGCGAGATATGCGACACCAGGTTCGGAAGCCCGGCCGGCCTCCAGCTCCATCTCAGCCGAGGGCACAACCGATTCATGCAACCTTACCCCGAGTGTGACATCTGCGGACGAATCTTCactagaaaacaaaatgtagTCTCACACATGGTCACCGTTCACCTCCAAGGCGTCGGGCCTCAGATACAGTGCCCCACTTGTGGCAAGACATTTACAACGGAAAGGAACCTGAAGAGACATGTAAACCAACTACATAACCCTGATGTTCAATACCCAACCTGTGACTACTGCAAAAGGTCCTTTAAAGGCAAACACTCCCTATTAGCTCATATACAGGCAACTCATAACATTTTAAAAGGAATTATCAAATGCCATCTATGTGAAAAAGTATACACAAATAACAGGAATCTGAAGCGACATATAGAAATGTATCATGGGGAAAAAGGAGAGTTCAGATGTACGCTGTGCCCTAAAGTTTATACATCGAATCAAAGCTTGCGTCGGCACGCCCGAACCAGACATAATACGGACCAAGAATATAAAACAGACCTTAATATGGAACAGGATACTAcagattattataattatgactTTAAGGTGCAGCTTCAAGAAATCAATTGCGAATATTGTGAACAGTATTTTGATGACGAACCTACTTTACGCCGGCATGTCAAATCCGATCATACTTTTAAGATGTTCTATGAGTACTGCAGAAATTCCTTGCTAAAACAGATGGGGAAGAGTGAGAAAGAAAGCTTTTATAATTGCGAGAATTGCAACAGTGTGTTTAACTCTGTCTACGAACTTAAAGACCACATGAGAACCAGTCACGATAGAGAATATTCACTGTCAACCTGTAATGTTTGCTTCTCCAAGTTTTACAGCAAAGAAACCATGTTTGAGCATAAAAAGATTTGCCTTCCACCGCCAAATGTAAACCACTGCAACTATTGCGACAAATTATTTACAGACATCTCAAGTCTAGAGTTTCATATTAGGATTTTCCATCCCCAAGCCCAAATAGCTGACAATGATGTGTCTTCAACTAACCCGGAAGAGTCTGAGGCTGGTTTTAAATGTCCTCACTGCGATAGGATGTATTACAGTGATCGCTCTTTAAAGCACCATATAAAACTCAAACACACCACCGATGAAGCTGTAGGTTGCGGTTTATGTGGGAAAATctgtaataacaaatattatctAGCATCTCACATCAAAATTGTACACAACAACGACTCCTGGTCGAAGTGTGACTATTGTGAGAAACAATTTAAATCTAAAAGGAATATTCGTCGTCACATTGAGTATACACATTTAGGCATGCAGCGCTATAAATGTATCGAATGTGAGACACTTTTTAAAGAGAAACGGAGCCTCAGAAAGCATGTCCGGACTAAACATCCCAACTCAACAGTATTCCCGCAGTGTCATATCTGTTACAAGCGCTTCGAATCTGCAAAGTCCTGTAAGATTCATCTCAAACTACTCCATTCCTTCAACATGAACACATACCCCTGCGATCGCTGCTCTGTATCCTTCAGCTCCAATGAAGCATTATCAATACATCTTCAAACGAAACACTTAGCTAAAGACCAGATCTTCAAATGCGAACCATGCAACCTAGTTTTCACGGGACAGGACAAATTCGAACAACATAACGAAATATTTCACGTAATACCAAACGTAACACAAAAGATTCTACCCTGCTGCATATTATGTATGAAGGATTTCAGTACGCGAAAAACGTTAAAGCGTCATATCAAGAAATTCCATAATGATTTCGACGCAGAAGAACTAGCGACATATGGGTCTAAGAAACGCATGTTTAATATAGAATGCGAGGAATGTATTCAGAATTTCAACAACGATTTTTACTTAGATATATATCAGAAGTGGAAACATTTGAAAGATTCTATTGTTTTTAAGTGTGAGAGCTGTTCATCTTCTTATAACTGCTTGGAATATTCCATACAAAGGCATAAGACGACCAATATGGAAGCATGTAAGAGCAAGATGATATTAAGTGAGTTGTGTACTGCGGAGATGAGCGATGAGGCTTCTAATAGTGGTTGGGTGGAGTCGGTGGAAGCGGAGAGCACTACAGGAGATATAAATGTGAAGGAAGAGCCTATGGAGGTGGAAGATATTGTCAAGACTGAACCTATGTCGCcatga